From Toxorhynchites rutilus septentrionalis strain SRP chromosome 2, ASM2978413v1, whole genome shotgun sequence, a single genomic window includes:
- the LOC129766421 gene encoding acetyl-CoA acetyltransferase, mitochondrial isoform X1 produces MLLKFDKVVVQGIRRYSSKKKDVVIVAATRTPIGSFQSALSSLSATQLGAVAVQGAIKQAGIAGGDVQEVYMGNVNAAGLGQAPARQAVIFAGLPKSTICTTVNKVCSSGMKSIMLGAQTLMLGQQDVVLAGGMESMSNVPYYLKRGATPYGGVQLQDGIVFDGLTDVYNKFHMGNCAENTAKKMGISRQDQDEFALNSYKRSAAAWSAKIFDAEITPVTIPGKRGKPDVVVSEDEEYKRVNFDKFGQLATVFQRENGTVTAGNASTLNDGASATILMTAEVAEKLKCKPLARIIGFVDAETDPIDFPIAPALAIPKLLQQTGVRKEDVAMWEINEAFSVVVVANQRKLDLDPAKVNVNGGAVSLGHPIGMSGARLVTHLAHNLRTGQIGCASICNGGGGASSILIEKLSNPSPIDPESGLRKPVLTLFTHDHCSLCDDLIGELEARFSGRYRLEKIDITQKEHIKYLRLYRYDIPVLHLNGQFLCMHRLNSDLLERRLTGLEQQ; encoded by the exons ATGTTGCTGAAATTCGACAAG GTCGTCGTTCAAGGAATACGCCGGTACTCGTCCAAGAAGAAGGATGTCGTCATTGTGGCCGCTACAAGGACTCCTATTGGAAGCTTTCAGAGTGCTCTTTCTTCGTTATCAGCTACACAGCTGGGCGCTGTGGCCGTGCAGGGTGCAATCAAGCAGGCAGGAATAGCTGGAGGAGACGTACAGGAAGTTTATATGGGCAATGTTAATGCTGCTGGATTGGGTCAGGCTCCAGCTAGACAAGCGGTCATTTTCGCAGGGCTCCCAAAAAGCACAATCTGCACAACTGTTAATAAAGTGTGCTCATCCGGGATGAAGAGCATTATGCTCGGAGCGCAAACGTTGATGCTGGGCCAACAAGATGTTGTCCTGGCGGGAGGAATGGAGTCAATGTCGAATGTGCCATATTATTTGAAGAGGGGAGCTACGCCCTACGGGGGAGTTCAGCTTCAGGACGGAATTGTGTTTGACGGACTGACCGACGTTTACAACAAATTCCACATGGGGAATTGCGCGGAAAATACTGCGAAGAAGATGGGTATTTCCCGCCAGGATCAGGATGAATTCGCTCTGAACAGCTACAAGCGTAGTGCTGCGGCCTGGTCTGCAAAGATTTTTGATGCAGAAATAACGCCTGTTACCATCCCTGGAAAGCGCGGCAAGCCGGATGTGGTTGTTAGCGAAGATGAGGAATATAAACGAGTGAATTTCGACAAATTCGGTCAATTGGCTACAGTGTTTCAGCGTGAAAATGGAACTGTAACTGCTGGAAATGCATCTACTCTGAATGATGGTGCTTCGGCTACGATTCTTATGACAGCAGAAGTGGCCGAAAAGCTCAAGTGCAAACCATTGGCTCGCATTATTGGATTTGTCGATGCCGAAACCGATCCGATTGATTTTCCAATAGCGCCTGCTTTGGCAATTCCTAAATTACTCCAGCAGACCGGTGTTCGGAAGGAGGATGTTGCCATGTGGGAAATTAACGAAGCCTTCTCGGTTGTCGTAGTCGCCAATCAGCGCAAATTGGATTTGGATCCAGCTAAGGTCAACGTTAATGGAGGAGCTGTATCGTTAGGCCATCCGATCGGAATGTCGGGTGCTCGTTTGGTTACCCACTTGGCACACAATCTCAGGACTGGCCAGATTGGATGTGCCTCGATCTGTAATGGAGGTGGTGGTGCTTCTTCCATCCTGATTGAAAAGCT ATCTAATCCTTCGCCTATCGATCCAGAATCAGGACTCAGAAAACCTGTTTTGACGCTGTTTACACACGATCATTGTTCGTTGTGCGACGATTTGATCGGAGAGTTGGAAGCTAGATTCTCGGGACGCTATCGCCTTGAAAAAATAGACATCACCCAGAAAGAGCACATCAAATATTTGCGACTCTATCGGTACGACATTCCTGTGCTGCACTTGAATGGGCAATTTTTGTGCATGCATCGTCTGAATAGTGACCTGCTTGAGCGTAGATTGACTGGGTTAGAACAGCAATAA
- the LOC129766421 gene encoding acetyl-CoA acetyltransferase, mitochondrial isoform X2 encodes MLLKFDKVVVQGIRRYSSKKKDVVIVAATRTPIGSFQSALSSLSATQLGAVAVQGAIKQAGIAGGDVQEVYMGNVNAAGLGQAPARQAVIFAGLPKSTICTTVNKVCSSGMKSIMLGAQTLMLGQQDVVLAGGMESMSNVPYYLKRGATPYGGVQLQDGIVFDGLTDVYNKFHMGNCAENTAKKMGISRQDQDEFALNSYKRSAAAWSAKIFDAEITPVTIPGKRGKPDVVVSEDEEYKRVNFDKFGQLATVFQRENGTVTAGNASTLNDGASATILMTAEVAEKLKCKPLARIIGFVDAETDPIDFPIAPALAIPKLLQQTGVRKEDVAMWEINEAFSVVVVANQRKLDLDPAKVNVNGGAVSLGHPIGMSGARLVTHLAHNLRTGQIGCASICNGGGGASSILIEKL; translated from the exons ATGTTGCTGAAATTCGACAAG GTCGTCGTTCAAGGAATACGCCGGTACTCGTCCAAGAAGAAGGATGTCGTCATTGTGGCCGCTACAAGGACTCCTATTGGAAGCTTTCAGAGTGCTCTTTCTTCGTTATCAGCTACACAGCTGGGCGCTGTGGCCGTGCAGGGTGCAATCAAGCAGGCAGGAATAGCTGGAGGAGACGTACAGGAAGTTTATATGGGCAATGTTAATGCTGCTGGATTGGGTCAGGCTCCAGCTAGACAAGCGGTCATTTTCGCAGGGCTCCCAAAAAGCACAATCTGCACAACTGTTAATAAAGTGTGCTCATCCGGGATGAAGAGCATTATGCTCGGAGCGCAAACGTTGATGCTGGGCCAACAAGATGTTGTCCTGGCGGGAGGAATGGAGTCAATGTCGAATGTGCCATATTATTTGAAGAGGGGAGCTACGCCCTACGGGGGAGTTCAGCTTCAGGACGGAATTGTGTTTGACGGACTGACCGACGTTTACAACAAATTCCACATGGGGAATTGCGCGGAAAATACTGCGAAGAAGATGGGTATTTCCCGCCAGGATCAGGATGAATTCGCTCTGAACAGCTACAAGCGTAGTGCTGCGGCCTGGTCTGCAAAGATTTTTGATGCAGAAATAACGCCTGTTACCATCCCTGGAAAGCGCGGCAAGCCGGATGTGGTTGTTAGCGAAGATGAGGAATATAAACGAGTGAATTTCGACAAATTCGGTCAATTGGCTACAGTGTTTCAGCGTGAAAATGGAACTGTAACTGCTGGAAATGCATCTACTCTGAATGATGGTGCTTCGGCTACGATTCTTATGACAGCAGAAGTGGCCGAAAAGCTCAAGTGCAAACCATTGGCTCGCATTATTGGATTTGTCGATGCCGAAACCGATCCGATTGATTTTCCAATAGCGCCTGCTTTGGCAATTCCTAAATTACTCCAGCAGACCGGTGTTCGGAAGGAGGATGTTGCCATGTGGGAAATTAACGAAGCCTTCTCGGTTGTCGTAGTCGCCAATCAGCGCAAATTGGATTTGGATCCAGCTAAGGTCAACGTTAATGGAGGAGCTGTATCGTTAGGCCATCCGATCGGAATGTCGGGTGCTCGTTTGGTTACCCACTTGGCACACAATCTCAGGACTGGCCAGATTGGATGTGCCTCGATCTGTAATGGAGGTGGTGGTGCTTCTTCCATCCTGATTGAAAAGCTGTAA